The following coding sequences lie in one Eremothecium sinecaudum strain ATCC 58844 chromosome IV, complete sequence genomic window:
- the RFA3 gene encoding Rfa3p (Syntenic homolog of Ashbya gossypii AEL133C; Syntenic homolog of Saccharomyces cerevisiae YJL173C (RFA3)) — protein MSHQTPRVDPSRIGTSNYSVFRLIGKVTAQPSQDEITIQSPTSNGGMITLSSVRVSQLTKFKIDVWYEFLCRANDTGDAGFLVLDVLELPLTDGEQLSIDGVVALQNLTEKFPEMY, from the coding sequence ATGTCTCACCAAACCCCTCGAGTGGACCCTTCACGCATTGGCACCAGTAATTACAGTGTGTTTCGCCTAATTGGGAAAGTTACTGCACAGCCAAGCCAAGATGAGATCACAATACAATCGCCTACTTCCAATGGGGGGATGATTACGCTATCTTCAGTTCGTGTGTCTCAGTTAACTAAATTTAAAATTGATGTCTGGTACGAATTTCTATGTAGGGCTAATGATACAGGGGATGCTGGATTCCTGGTCCTAGATGTACTGGAACTGCCGCTTACAGATGGTGAGCAACTGAGTATAGACGGTGTCGTTGCTCTCCAGAACCTTACCGAAAAGTTTCCTGAAATGTACTAA